A stretch of the Cottoperca gobio chromosome 2, fCotGob3.1, whole genome shotgun sequence genome encodes the following:
- the pspc1 gene encoding paraspeckle component 1: MANRNMQQVNMQSCNSPGPGKRGTDSPAPEQSPANKDSPAPQQQQQSPAAEQGEGAGEGSEEGRDEMTLDITSFRKPGEKTFTQRSRLFIGNLPVDIPEEEFKNMFAKYGNISEVYINRDRGFGFIRLETRTLAEIAKAELDGTILNNRPMRIRFATHGAALTVRNLLPAVTNELLEQAFSQFGPVERAIVVTDDRGRPTGRGIVEFANKAAARKALERCTEGALLLTNTPCPAIVEPSEHFDDEDGQPEKLLHKTPKYYKEREQMPHFAQPGTFDFEYSSRWKALHEMEKQQRDQVDKNIKEAKEKLEAELESAKHEHQLMLMRQDLMRRQEELRRLEELRNQELQRRQQIELRHEEERRRREEDMMRHREQEDQRRQPDGFKPNYQDNREQEMRVGDLGPRGAINMGDGYNQGSPRPGGNQGQMMGMSGRGGAVGPEGTANMGSPLMSENGARRNDRFPQGGSMGGRPEVESPKQQQQQQQQQQQQKPQQQQQQPQQQKPQQQQQPQQQQQQQQHQQPQQQQQQQPQQQQQPQQQQQQQPQQQQQQQQQPQQQQQPMGPQAGPAPGFGRGSPVGAFDGPNNKRRRF; the protein is encoded by the exons ATGGCTAACCGAAATATGCAACAAGTGAACATGCAAAGCTGTAATTCTCCGGGGCCGGGGAAACGCGGGACCGACTCCCCGGCCCCGGAGCAGTCCCCGGCGAACAAAGACAGCCCAgcgccgcagcagcagcagcagtcaccCGCGGCCGAACAAGGGGAAGGAGCCGGAGAAGGAAGCGAAGAAGGCCGGGATGAAATGACTCTGGATATCACGAGTTTTCGGAAGCCAGGTGAGAAGACCTTCACCCAGAGATCCCGTCTTTTTATCGGTAATCTCCCGGTGGATATCCCGGAGGAGGAGTTCAAAAACATGTTCGCTAAATATGGAAACATAAGCGAAGTTTACATCAACAGAGACCGGGGATTCGGCTTTATTCGCTTG GAAACCCGGACGCTGGCAGAAATCGCGAAAGCTGAGCTGGATGGGACTATTTTGAATAATCGACCAATGAGGATCCGCTTTGCTACACACGGTGCAGCGCTTACTGTGCGCAACCTGTTGCCTGCAGTGACAAATGAGCTGCTGGAACAG GCGTTTTCTCAGTTTGGGCCGGTGGAACGGGCTATTGTCGTGACAGATGACCGCGGTCGTCCCACTGGGAGAGGCATCGTGGAATTTGCAAACAAAGCAGCTGCACGTAAAGCCTTGGAGCGCTGCACAGAGGGAGCGCTGCTGCTGACCAA CACACCTTGTCCAGCCATCGTGGAGCCGTCGGAGCACTTTGATGATGAGGATGGACAGCCTGAAAAATTGCTGCACAAGACACCAAAGTACTATAA GGAACGAGAGCAGATGCCACATTTTGCTCAGCCGGGGACATTTGACTTTGAATATTCGTCTCGCTGGAAAGCTCTTCATGAGATGGAGAAACAGCAAAGAGATCAGGTGGACAAGAACATTAAAGAGGCTAAAGAGAAACTGGAGGCTGAGCTGGAGTCGGCCAAACATGAACATCAGCTCATGTTAATGAGACAAG ATCTAATGAGACgtcaggaggagctgaggagacTGGAGGAGCTACGCAACCAGGAGCTGCAGAGACGACAGCAGATAGAGCTAAG gcatgaagaggagaggaggaggagagaggaggacatgATGAGACACAGAGAACAGGAGGACCAGAGACGCCAACCAGACGGCTTCAAACCAAACTACCAGGACAAC AGAGAACAGGAAATGAGAGTGGGTGATCTGGGCCCTCGTGGAGCCATTAATATGGGAG ATGGCTATAACCAGGGCTCTCCGAGGCCCGGTGGTAACCAGGGTCAAATGATGGGCATGAGTGGAAGGGGAGGAGCCGTTGGCCCAGAGGGAACTGCAAATATGGGGTCACCATTGATGTCAGAGAATGGAGCCAGG CGAAACGATAGATTCCCGCAGGGTGGATCAATGGGGGGGCGACCAGAAGTTGAGTCCCcaaagcagcaacaacaacaacaacaacagcagcagcagcagaagccacagcagcagcagcagcagccgcagcagcagaagccgcagcagcagcagcagccgcaacagcagcagcagcagcagcagcatcagcagccgcagcagcagcagcagcaacagccgcaacagcagcagcagccacagcagcagcagcagcagcagccacagcagcagcaacagcagcagcagcagccacagcagcagcagcagccaatgGGCCCTCAAGCTGGACCAGCCCCAGGATTTGGGAGAGGGAGTCCAGTAGGGGCCTTTGATGGGCCAAATAACAAGCGCCGCAGATTCTAA